GCCGATGGTGTACTGGACAACTACGATGTCATCTTCCTCGATACGCCGCCCGCGCTTGCTATCTGACGATCAATGGATTGGCCGCCGCTGACATCTTGCTGGTGCCCTTGGGCGCGTCCTTCCTTGAGTTTGATTCCACAGGGCGTTTCTTTGACATGCTGCACGCGACATTCTCCTCAATCGAAGACGGGGAAAACGTCGCTGCACGTGCCCTGGGCCAACCAGAGGTTAACTTCGAATGGGATGCGGTGCGCGCGGTCATCACCCGTTTTGACAGCACCCAGCAGGCCGAAATGGCGGCACTCATGCAAGCCTATTTAGGGCCAACCTTGTCACCCCACCGTCAGGGTTTTACAGCACTGATCGGGCAAGCGGGCGAAAGCGTGAATGGTATCTATGAGGCCGACTACCGTGATTTTAACCGTGAGACCTATGCCCGGGGCCGCGAGACCTTTGATGAAACCTATGCCGCGTTCAAAAAGCTTTTGATCGGCGCATGGGCACGGGACGTGGCAGAAGAGGGCGCGTCATGAACCACCCTACCCTCCCTTTGAACTGCGTACGTCGGGCTAACCCTTTTTTCACTCTTTCTGCAGGAGGCTACCATGGCCAAACGTAAACGCCTTGCTGTTCCGGACCCGTCCCAGATCGCAGCGCCGGAGACTAAAGCCATGGACATTCCAATTGGATATGCGCCCGATCACATGAAGCGCCGCGCGCCGATCGCCGATGTCGCGGGGCAGGCGGCCACAACCGCCGCGTTAGAGACTGTCGCGGGCGAAATGCAGGCGGCCCGCGAAGAGGGGCGCTTGGTTCAGAAGATCCCGCTCGACGCAGT
This region of Sulfitobacter faviae genomic DNA includes:
- a CDS encoding ParB N-terminal domain-containing protein, with the translated sequence MAKRKRLAVPDPSQIAAPETKAMDIPIGYAPDHMKRRAPIADVAGQAATTAALETVAGEMQAAREEGRLVQKIPLDAVDAAHMIRDRITIDPEEMATLEASLLARGQQTPIEVVETTPGRYGLISGWRRISALRSLAQRGGGRAMCWR